A genomic region of Friedmanniella luteola contains the following coding sequences:
- a CDS encoding sec-independent translocase, giving the protein MTPMLLDINGPEFLLLLVIAVVLFGPDRLPDLARKAARVVQYVRTIAGTAQEQITKELGPGFEDVDLRDLNPKSFIQKHLLDDVQPIVADVKAEISDVSATVSGEPSDVADAINGVKGEEPEMAGAAAGPARVLTPFDSDAT; this is encoded by the coding sequence ATGACGCCGATGCTGCTCGACATCAACGGGCCCGAGTTCCTGCTCCTGCTGGTCATCGCCGTGGTGCTGTTCGGCCCCGACCGGCTGCCCGACCTGGCCCGCAAGGCGGCCCGCGTCGTCCAGTACGTCCGGACCATCGCCGGCACCGCCCAGGAGCAGATCACCAAGGAGCTGGGCCCCGGGTTCGAGGACGTGGACCTGCGGGACCTGAACCCCAAGTCGTTCATCCAGAAGCACCTGCTGGACGACGTCCAGCCCATCGTCGCCGACGTCAAGGCCGAGATCAGCGACGTGTCCGCGACGGTGAGCGGGGAGCCCTCCGACGTCGCCGACGCGATCAACGGCGTCAAGGGCGAGGAGCCGGAGATGGCCGGGGCCGCGGCCGGCCCGGCCCGCGTGCTCACCCCGTTCGACTCCGACGCGACCTGA
- a CDS encoding Mrp/NBP35 family ATP-binding protein, which yields MLDAQTPVLDHPLLPPVREALTRVDDPEIKKPITELGMVAAVEVDAAGHVRVEVLLTVSGCPMKDTLTREVTAAVSAVEGVTGVRVDLGVMSDAQRVALREQLKGGQTDREIPFALPGSLTKVIAVASGKGGVGKSSVTVNLALSLAAAGRSVGLLDADIYGHSVPAMLGIADAKPTSVEDMILPVPSQGLKVMSIGMLKPRRDQVIAWRGPILDRALTQMLADVYWGDLDYLLLDLPPGTGDVAISLGQKLPNAEVLVVTTPQAAAAEVAERAGTMASMMNQRVIGVVENMSYLAVTCPHCGEEQRHEVFGHGGGQDTADGLTTRLGYDVPLLAQIPLDPRLRAGGDEGLPVVSTAPDQPSARALAELATGLDRRGRGLLGRQLGLAPAGR from the coding sequence ATGCTCGACGCCCAGACGCCTGTTCTCGACCACCCCCTGCTGCCCCCGGTCCGCGAGGCCCTCACCCGCGTCGACGACCCCGAGATCAAGAAGCCGATCACCGAGCTCGGGATGGTGGCCGCGGTCGAGGTGGACGCCGCCGGTCACGTCCGCGTCGAGGTGCTGCTGACGGTGTCGGGCTGCCCGATGAAGGACACGCTGACCCGTGAGGTCACCGCTGCGGTGTCCGCCGTCGAGGGCGTCACCGGGGTCCGGGTGGACCTCGGGGTGATGAGCGACGCGCAGCGGGTGGCGCTCCGCGAGCAGCTCAAGGGTGGCCAGACCGACCGCGAGATCCCGTTCGCCCTCCCCGGCTCGCTGACCAAGGTGATCGCCGTCGCCTCGGGCAAGGGCGGCGTCGGCAAGTCCTCGGTGACGGTCAACCTCGCCCTGTCGCTGGCCGCGGCCGGGCGGAGCGTCGGGCTGCTGGACGCCGACATCTACGGCCACTCGGTGCCGGCCATGCTCGGCATCGCCGACGCCAAGCCCACCTCGGTGGAGGACATGATCCTGCCGGTGCCCAGCCAGGGGCTCAAGGTGATGTCGATCGGCATGCTCAAGCCGCGGCGCGACCAGGTGATCGCCTGGCGCGGGCCCATCCTCGACCGCGCGCTCACCCAGATGCTGGCCGACGTGTACTGGGGGGACCTGGACTACCTGCTGCTGGACCTGCCGCCCGGGACCGGTGACGTGGCCATCTCGCTGGGCCAGAAGCTGCCGAACGCCGAGGTCCTCGTGGTCACGACGCCGCAGGCCGCGGCCGCCGAGGTGGCCGAGCGGGCCGGCACGATGGCGTCGATGATGAACCAGCGCGTGATCGGCGTGGTGGAGAACATGTCCTACCTGGCCGTCACCTGCCCGCACTGCGGGGAGGAGCAGCGGCACGAGGTCTTCGGCCACGGCGGTGGCCAGGACACCGCCGACGGGCTCACCACCCGGCTGGGCTACGACGTCCCGCTGCTGGCGCAGATCCCGCTCGACCCCCGGCTGCGGGCGGGCGGCGACGAGGGCCTGCCCGTCGTCAGCACCGCCCCCGACCAGCCGTCGGCGCGGGCGCTGGCCGAGCTGGCCACCGGGCTCGACCGGCGCGGTCGCGGCCTGCTGGGCCGCCAGCTGGGGCTCGCCCCCGCCGGTCGCTGA
- a CDS encoding DUF1003 domain-containing protein: MDFDRDAFGQFAEGFARFMGTARFLAWMSVIVAVWVLWNVPIGPDRPRFDPFPFIFLTLVLSLQASYAAPLILLAQNRQEARDRVGRDADREQAAQSRADMDFLAREIASLRNSVGELATRDYVRSELRSELRSMLAELDAAEDGRDGHQGRLSSPTHPDRRER, translated from the coding sequence ATGGACTTCGACCGGGACGCCTTCGGCCAGTTCGCGGAGGGCTTCGCCCGGTTCATGGGCACGGCCCGCTTCCTGGCCTGGATGTCGGTCATCGTCGCCGTCTGGGTGCTGTGGAACGTGCCGATCGGGCCGGACCGTCCCCGGTTCGACCCCTTCCCCTTCATCTTCTTGACCCTGGTGCTGTCGTTGCAGGCCTCCTACGCGGCGCCGCTGATCCTGCTGGCGCAGAACCGTCAGGAGGCCCGGGACCGGGTGGGCCGTGACGCCGACCGGGAGCAGGCGGCGCAGAGCCGGGCCGACATGGACTTCCTGGCCCGGGAGATCGCCAGCCTGCGGAACTCGGTCGGCGAGCTGGCCACCCGCGACTACGTCCGCTCCGAGCTGCGGTCCGAGCTGCGGTCGATGCTGGCCGAGCTGGACGCCGCGGAGGACGGTCGCGACGGCCACCAGGGCCGGCTGAGCAGTCCCACCCACCCGGACCGGCGGGAGCGCTGA
- a CDS encoding S1C family serine protease: MGENTPPGSSSGGPRPGDPAPQGPPPDEQYWAPFGRPPAPEPAPPPLPGATPQTAATDPHADTDAGADTAPLPVGEWSRPDAWTPRGPGFDTQPTQAPVPSPYAAAPPPWGPPSSSGPQAWGPPPPFSPPAGAGSTALPGPAARRRSRLWPVLALAALTALLVGGAAGYGGSLLAGRGTAGPTVATSAPADPGTSGSARPLPAPPAQADTVEVAKRVLPGTVMIQTGSSTGSGFVLDTAGRIMTNNHVVAGAADGDRIRVVFSDGRRQNATLVGRSPSYDLAVIKVRASEDLEPLPFGDSEAIEVGQPVIAVGAPLGLPGTVTQGIVSAQDRPVVVNGGSDADAPTAYINAIQTDAPINPGNSGGPLVDAAGRVIGVNSAILTLGSSQGQTGNIGLGFAIPVDQARQIGRQLAEKGKASYPVIGATVQDTSSGVQLQTVESGGPADDAGLRQGDVVTRIDDQRVRTMEELIVTIRTRRPGQAVVLDYTRGSADRSARVTLGSKEG; encoded by the coding sequence TTGGGCGAGAACACCCCGCCGGGCAGCAGCTCCGGCGGCCCCCGCCCCGGAGACCCCGCACCGCAGGGTCCGCCTCCCGACGAGCAGTACTGGGCCCCGTTCGGCCGCCCGCCCGCCCCGGAGCCGGCCCCGCCGCCGCTGCCCGGCGCGACGCCGCAGACCGCCGCGACCGACCCGCACGCCGACACCGACGCCGGCGCGGACACCGCACCGCTGCCGGTGGGGGAGTGGAGCCGCCCGGACGCCTGGACGCCGCGCGGGCCCGGCTTCGACACCCAGCCGACCCAGGCTCCCGTGCCGTCCCCCTACGCCGCAGCACCGCCCCCGTGGGGTCCGCCGTCCTCGTCCGGTCCGCAGGCCTGGGGGCCGCCGCCGCCGTTCTCCCCACCAGCGGGCGCCGGCTCGACGGCGCTCCCCGGCCCTGCGGCCCGGCGCCGCAGCCGGCTGTGGCCGGTCCTCGCCCTCGCCGCCCTGACCGCCCTGCTGGTCGGCGGTGCGGCCGGCTACGGCGGCTCGCTGCTCGCCGGCCGCGGCACGGCCGGCCCGACGGTCGCGACCAGCGCCCCGGCCGACCCGGGCACCAGCGGCAGCGCCCGCCCGCTGCCGGCGCCGCCGGCCCAGGCGGACACCGTCGAGGTCGCCAAGCGGGTGCTGCCCGGCACCGTGATGATCCAGACCGGCAGCTCGACGGGGTCCGGGTTCGTGCTCGACACCGCCGGCCGGATCATGACCAACAACCACGTCGTGGCCGGGGCCGCCGACGGCGACCGGATCCGCGTCGTCTTCTCCGACGGCCGTCGGCAGAACGCCACCCTGGTGGGCCGCAGCCCCTCCTACGACCTGGCCGTCATCAAGGTCCGGGCCTCCGAGGACCTCGAGCCGCTGCCGTTCGGTGACTCCGAGGCCATCGAGGTGGGCCAGCCGGTCATCGCGGTCGGCGCCCCGCTGGGCCTGCCCGGCACCGTCACCCAGGGCATCGTGAGCGCGCAGGACCGGCCCGTCGTCGTCAACGGCGGCTCGGACGCCGACGCCCCGACCGCCTACATCAACGCCATCCAGACCGACGCCCCGATCAACCCCGGCAACTCGGGCGGGCCGCTGGTCGACGCCGCCGGACGCGTGATCGGCGTGAACTCCGCGATCCTCACCCTCGGGTCCAGCCAGGGCCAGACCGGCAACATCGGGCTCGGCTTCGCCATCCCCGTCGACCAGGCCCGCCAGATCGGCCGGCAGCTCGCGGAGAAGGGCAAGGCCAGCTACCCCGTCATCGGGGCGACCGTGCAGGACACCAGCTCGGGCGTCCAGCTGCAGACCGTCGAGTCCGGCGGCCCCGCCGACGACGCGGGGCTGCGGCAGGGGGACGTGGTCACCCGGATCGACGACCAGCGGGTGCGGACCATGGAGGAGCTGATCGTCACGATCCGCACGCGACGGCCGGGCCAGGCGGTCGTGCTCGACTACACTCGCGGCTCGGCCGACCGGTCGGCCAGGGTCACGCTGGGCAGCAAGGAGGGGTGA